The following are encoded in a window of Legionella geestiana genomic DNA:
- the icmG gene encoding type IVB secretion system protein IcmG/DotF, producing the protein MADKEQNSDEYEYAELDTFNPEPESEEIPGMENAANAFTPGHKPVNVRRNAMIVIGLFLAVVIVWKFVGLLFSGSKSTDAASPMDVASAPVSTPPVVQPVQPAAPLPTPVASQPLPSPVSAAPAPDSALVRDVNQKLSALELGQNSTRQEVSAVTGQLESIGSNMQKLTAHAAAMQKMIESLAATVEEQSREIAVLTARTAPKVRPVAKTPSPPRVVYYIQAVIPGRAWLVSSIGNTLTVREGTPIPGLGVVRLIDAQQGRVVLSSGQVIRFSQQDS; encoded by the coding sequence ATGGCAGATAAGGAACAGAACAGCGACGAGTACGAATACGCCGAACTCGATACATTCAATCCCGAGCCTGAGAGCGAAGAAATTCCCGGTATGGAAAATGCCGCTAATGCCTTTACTCCCGGGCATAAGCCCGTGAATGTCCGCCGTAATGCGATGATAGTCATCGGACTCTTCCTCGCCGTGGTCATTGTGTGGAAATTTGTCGGCCTGCTTTTTTCCGGCAGTAAAAGTACGGATGCAGCCTCACCCATGGACGTTGCCTCAGCGCCAGTCAGCACGCCACCGGTCGTGCAGCCTGTACAACCAGCCGCGCCTTTGCCGACTCCGGTTGCCTCTCAGCCCCTGCCCTCGCCGGTGAGTGCAGCACCCGCACCCGACAGCGCCCTTGTGAGGGATGTGAACCAGAAGCTGTCTGCGCTGGAGCTTGGTCAGAACAGTACGCGCCAGGAGGTCAGTGCGGTTACCGGTCAGCTCGAATCAATTGGCTCAAACATGCAAAAACTGACAGCACATGCGGCCGCCATGCAGAAGATGATTGAGTCGCTTGCTGCAACAGTTGAGGAGCAATCCCGTGAAATCGCGGTTTTGACCGCCCGCACGGCGCCAAAAGTTCGCCCGGTTGCCAAAACACCATCCCCACCGCGTGTGGTATACTATATACAAGCGGTCATTCCCGGGCGCGCGTGGCTGGTGTCGTCCATCGGTAACACACTTACCGTGCGAGAGGGAACACCCATTCCGGGCCTTGGTGTGGTGAGGCTCATTGATGCACAGCAGGGACGTGTCGTCTTAAGTTCAGGGCAGGTTATCCGCTTTAGCCAGCAGGACAGTTGA
- a CDS encoding type IV secretion protein IcmD → MKKIIKNTRLYQKAFEISVAASLLAHGGSAMAADTTLTLGNVATTITTSFANLSKLMTAASYVGGIGFAVGAIMKFKQHRDNPQQVTIGTCVGMTAVAAALLFLPTILGITGQTVFGGAQQTGGATGIIFS, encoded by the coding sequence GTGAAAAAAATAATAAAAAACACACGATTGTACCAGAAAGCGTTTGAAATTAGCGTTGCCGCCAGCCTGCTGGCTCATGGAGGCAGTGCCATGGCCGCTGATACTACCCTGACGCTTGGTAATGTTGCTACCACAATTACCACATCATTTGCCAACCTTTCCAAACTGATGACTGCCGCATCCTATGTCGGCGGAATCGGATTTGCAGTCGGTGCCATCATGAAGTTCAAACAGCACCGAGACAACCCGCAGCAGGTCACCATTGGTACTTGTGTTGGTATGACGGCGGTTGCCGCAGCACTCCTGTTCCTGCCCACCATTCTTGGAATCACAGGTCAGACCGTCTTTGGTGGCGCTCAACAGACCGGTGGCGCGACGGGTATCATCTTCTCCTAA
- the icmJ gene encoding type IVB secretion system protein IcmJDotN, whose translation MAETTRRPALRLRASPGAWRLFSARKADERFRSFEQKVFQRDRYTCQFCGFQARQFQDVINLDANYSNNRMSNLVTACCFCSQCCFLESVGVGGFGGGTLVYVPELTQEELNSLCHVFFCAITNDTGYRVSAQNIYRALRQRSQEVEEKFGEGTSDPSIFGQMLIDSNATSPETQDKLFHNVRLLPSRAKFRKQIEQWAASALQEMAEQQKS comes from the coding sequence ATGGCTGAAACTACAAGGCGTCCGGCGTTAAGACTGAGAGCCAGTCCTGGTGCCTGGCGCCTGTTTTCTGCCCGTAAGGCTGATGAACGTTTTCGAAGCTTTGAACAGAAAGTGTTTCAGCGTGACAGGTATACCTGTCAGTTTTGTGGTTTCCAGGCACGCCAGTTTCAAGATGTTATTAATCTGGATGCCAATTATTCCAATAACCGCATGAGCAATCTGGTAACCGCCTGCTGTTTTTGCTCACAATGCTGTTTTCTTGAGTCTGTTGGTGTCGGTGGATTCGGTGGAGGAACGCTGGTATATGTTCCAGAATTGACTCAGGAAGAACTTAACAGCCTCTGCCATGTCTTTTTCTGCGCCATTACCAATGACACCGGCTACAGAGTCAGTGCGCAAAATATTTATCGGGCATTGCGTCAGCGTTCGCAGGAGGTTGAGGAAAAGTTTGGAGAGGGTACGAGCGATCCGTCCATATTTGGTCAGATGTTAATTGACTCCAATGCAACGTCTCCAGAAACGCAGGATAAACTGTTTCATAATGTACGGCTGTTGCCATCCAGAGCCAAATTCAGAAAGCAGATTGAGCAATGGGCAGCAAGCGCGCTTCAGGAAATGGCTGAACAGCAAAAATCCTGA
- a CDS encoding type IV secretion protein IcmB has product MGTWAESFFDGVDTFFSWLSTGLKQSADTYCELETADSETVLVNHDGSLLSIIQVMGVTALAGPEEFQRLVEGLNNSLHGAMSRPGHAMQVFFSHDKQNIRKIINDIYQPAEATARRLELNLADLFEERVEYLSRYCADEKVYFVLYTRPFNLPPDQLKAANKAKFKMIRDKKIPPFRNSQTVFAAIPELRDTHDAFVRSLMNDMETLHINAELLEVHKAVHAIRMTADPDFTADDWKPVLPGDMIGTREINGFSGNASDLLWPPLAAQVIPRDSTVLDMRTVQVGDKIYSSAFIDLFPKDVRPFMMLFARILPSHVPWRMAFLIESEGFETVKLKGLLASILSFSSAQNRLISDSVNLLKYLQLNTDEAIVRLRVVATTWAPEGNLPLLRRRSSELVKAIQGWGSMDVSEMCGDPFAGFTSSMLATTLDNAATPSVAPLTDVITMLPITRPASPWETGALLFRTPDGKPWPFQPGSTQQTTWIDLVYARPGSGKSVLSNAINLGLCLSGGLVRLPRIAIIDIGPSSSGLISLLKEALPASKRHLVAYHRLRMTPEFSINPFDTQLGCRYPTASERSFLVNFLTLLTTPLGAVRPYDAMPDLAGMVVDELYKSFADEYNPTPYAPGVEEFLDSILEEIGFVRDSKSTWWEVTDALYSAGFPHEAMLAQRYAMPLLADAVSICRIPSIEDLYEKIKAPTGESLINAFSRMISSAVREYPILSRISAFDIGDARVVSLDLDEVAKSGGDSADRQTAVMYMLARYVLARHYYLTEENLGDIPDQYREYHRERVAEIREDHKRIVYDEFHRTSRSSAVRDQVVTDMREGRKWRVQIALLSQSVDDFDPVMIDFATAIYVMDAGPSQAVEKTCSIFGLSETAKAALRQRVHGPKQGGATFLVQYATKMGINVQLLTLTLGPVELWAFSTTSEDATVRNMLYRNLGPAEARRVLASLFPNGSVARELEARLAAMKEQVGLIEEEQKNGVVRQLVSDILEAYSKDPNLKSLPSKTVS; this is encoded by the coding sequence ATGGGGACTTGGGCAGAATCATTTTTTGATGGTGTGGATACCTTTTTTTCCTGGCTGAGTACGGGTCTTAAGCAGTCCGCTGATACCTATTGCGAACTGGAAACGGCTGACAGCGAGACGGTACTCGTCAACCACGATGGCTCACTGCTATCCATTATTCAGGTTATGGGGGTTACGGCTCTGGCGGGGCCTGAAGAATTTCAACGCCTTGTAGAAGGCCTTAACAATTCACTGCACGGCGCCATGAGTCGTCCAGGACATGCCATGCAGGTGTTTTTCAGCCACGACAAACAAAACATTCGTAAAATTATTAATGATATCTATCAACCGGCGGAAGCGACTGCGCGCCGTCTTGAACTTAATCTCGCCGACCTTTTCGAGGAACGTGTCGAGTATCTTTCCCGCTATTGTGCGGATGAGAAAGTCTATTTTGTGCTCTACACCCGACCATTTAATTTGCCGCCCGATCAGTTGAAAGCCGCCAATAAGGCGAAGTTCAAGATGATTCGTGATAAAAAAATTCCTCCATTTCGCAATTCGCAAACGGTTTTTGCAGCCATTCCCGAGCTTCGTGATACTCATGATGCCTTTGTGCGCTCGCTCATGAATGACATGGAAACACTGCACATCAACGCAGAACTGCTTGAAGTGCATAAAGCCGTACATGCCATCCGTATGACGGCAGACCCTGATTTTACTGCCGATGACTGGAAGCCGGTATTGCCTGGCGACATGATTGGGACACGGGAAATCAACGGTTTTTCCGGTAATGCTTCGGATTTACTGTGGCCGCCGCTTGCGGCCCAGGTGATACCGCGTGACAGTACTGTACTTGACATGCGTACGGTGCAGGTAGGGGATAAAATTTATTCTTCTGCATTTATCGACCTGTTCCCGAAAGATGTGCGCCCGTTTATGATGCTTTTTGCACGTATTCTGCCTTCACATGTGCCCTGGCGAATGGCATTTCTCATTGAGAGTGAAGGATTTGAAACGGTTAAGCTGAAGGGCCTGCTCGCTTCCATTCTCAGTTTTTCCTCAGCACAGAACCGGCTTATCAGCGACTCGGTGAATCTCCTGAAGTACCTGCAGCTTAATACGGATGAGGCAATTGTCAGGTTGCGCGTGGTAGCTACCACCTGGGCGCCGGAGGGGAACCTCCCGCTTTTGCGTCGACGCAGCTCTGAGCTGGTTAAGGCCATACAGGGCTGGGGTTCGATGGATGTATCAGAGATGTGCGGTGATCCGTTTGCGGGATTTACCTCAAGCATGCTCGCCACGACCCTCGATAATGCGGCTACTCCTTCTGTCGCACCACTGACCGATGTTATCACCATGCTGCCCATCACGCGCCCGGCCTCGCCCTGGGAGACAGGAGCGCTGCTTTTCAGGACGCCCGATGGAAAGCCATGGCCCTTTCAGCCAGGCTCTACTCAGCAGACCACGTGGATTGATTTGGTGTACGCGCGTCCGGGTTCCGGTAAATCGGTGCTCTCAAATGCCATTAACCTCGGGCTTTGCCTCTCAGGCGGACTGGTGCGTCTCCCGCGTATTGCCATTATTGATATCGGTCCATCGAGCAGCGGACTTATCTCGCTTCTTAAAGAAGCGCTGCCGGCTTCCAAACGCCACCTTGTGGCGTATCATCGGCTGCGAATGACACCAGAATTCTCCATTAATCCTTTCGATACGCAGCTTGGCTGTCGTTACCCGACCGCCTCCGAGCGCTCGTTCCTTGTTAACTTCCTGACTCTGCTGACAACGCCACTTGGGGCGGTAAGGCCCTATGACGCGATGCCAGACCTCGCCGGCATGGTGGTCGATGAGCTGTATAAATCCTTTGCTGATGAATACAACCCCACGCCTTATGCTCCTGGTGTTGAAGAGTTTCTTGACAGTATCCTCGAGGAAATTGGCTTTGTGCGCGACTCCAAATCCACCTGGTGGGAAGTGACCGATGCACTCTATTCGGCTGGTTTTCCCCATGAAGCCATGCTTGCGCAGCGTTATGCGATGCCATTGCTTGCGGATGCGGTATCTATTTGCCGTATTCCATCCATCGAAGACTTGTATGAAAAAATCAAGGCGCCAACCGGTGAGTCGCTCATCAACGCCTTCTCGCGTATGATTTCCAGTGCGGTGCGCGAGTATCCCATCCTTTCGCGTATCAGCGCCTTTGATATCGGCGATGCCCGCGTGGTATCGCTTGACCTTGACGAGGTCGCGAAAAGCGGCGGAGACTCGGCCGACAGGCAGACGGCGGTCATGTACATGCTTGCCCGTTATGTGCTGGCGCGACACTATTATCTGACTGAGGAAAACCTTGGGGACATTCCTGATCAATACCGCGAATACCACCGTGAACGTGTGGCAGAAATTCGTGAAGATCACAAACGGATTGTCTATGATGAATTCCACCGTACTTCGCGTTCATCTGCTGTACGTGATCAGGTGGTTACCGACATGCGTGAAGGCCGTAAATGGCGCGTGCAGATTGCGCTTTTGTCGCAATCGGTTGATGACTTTGACCCCGTCATGATTGATTTTGCCACGGCTATTTATGTAATGGACGCGGGACCTTCACAGGCAGTGGAAAAAACCTGCAGCATTTTTGGCCTGTCTGAAACGGCAAAAGCGGCGTTGCGCCAGCGTGTGCATGGCCCTAAACAGGGCGGTGCCACCTTCCTCGTGCAGTATGCGACTAAAATGGGCATTAACGTGCAGCTGCTGACATTGACGCTCGGGCCTGTAGAGCTGTGGGCTTTCAGTACGACCTCTGAGGATGCCACCGTGCGCAACATGCTTTACCGCAACCTTGGCCCTGCTGAGGCGCGACGTGTTCTTGCATCCTTGTTCCCGAACGGCTCCGTTGCGCGAGAGCTTGAAGCGCGATTGGCTGCCATGAAGGAGCAGGTTGGCCTGATTGAAGAAGAGCAGAAAAACGGGGTTGTGCGTCAGCTGGTGAGTGATATTCTGGAAGCCTATTCCAAAGACCCGAATCTCAAAAGCCTGCCATCCAAAACCGTATCCTGA